Proteins encoded by one window of Paenibacillus urinalis:
- a CDS encoding ImmA/IrrE family metallo-endopeptidase has product MINLDEIIDKLVKKFKTNDPFIIADGLNILIRYANFEDGTRGLYYRKLRRRFIVIHNELDDHWKRVVCAHELAHDRLHPDLSRFWLDDYSFFNAGKYEKQANTFALKLLTHSEQQQPEEPIERFLQRCGIPQELHSFYD; this is encoded by the coding sequence GTGATTAATTTGGATGAAATCATTGATAAACTCGTCAAAAAATTTAAGACAAACGATCCTTTTATCATAGCAGACGGCCTAAACATTCTTATCCGATATGCTAATTTTGAAGACGGGACTCGGGGACTGTATTATCGAAAGTTACGCAGACGATTTATTGTTATACACAATGAGCTAGATGATCATTGGAAACGGGTAGTTTGTGCCCATGAACTCGCACACGACAGGTTGCACCCTGATTTAAGCCGTTTCTGGCTCGATGATTACTCTTTTTTTAATGCTGGAAAGTATGAGAAACAAGCGAATACTTTTGCTTTGAAATTGCTCACACATTCTGAACAACAACAACCAGAAGAACCGATCGAGCGTTTTTTGCAGCGTTGTGGCATTCCACAAGAACTTCATTCTTTTTATGATTGA
- the glnA gene encoding type I glutamate--ammonia ligase translates to MSYTKDDILRIAKEENVRFIRLQFTDLLGTIKNVEIPVSQLVKALDNKMMFDGSSIEGYVRIEESDMYLYPDLDTWVIFPWVTENRVARLICDVYMPDGTPFAGDPRGILKRVLTEAEQMGYTSMNVGPEPEFFLFRTDANGNPTEELNDQGGYFDLAPTDLGENCRREIVLTLEEMGFEIEASHHEVAPGQHEIDFKYADAIKAADQIQTFKLVVKTIARQHGLHATFMPKPLFGMNGSGMHCHQSLFKDNVNTFYDESDTLGLSKTARHYMAGILKHARAMAAITNPTVNSYKRLVPGYEAPCYVAWSASNRSPMIRIPASRGLSTRVEVRNPDPAANPYLALAVMLKAGLDGINRELSLPAPIDRNIYIMSEEERIEEGIPSLPADLKEALHELIRSEVITEALGDHALAHFYELKEIEWDMYRTQVHQWERDQYLTLY, encoded by the coding sequence GTGAGTTATACAAAAGATGACATTCTCCGCATAGCGAAAGAAGAAAATGTACGTTTCATTCGTTTGCAATTTACAGATTTGCTTGGAACAATTAAAAACGTTGAAATTCCCGTAAGCCAGCTGGTAAAAGCACTCGACAACAAGATGATGTTCGACGGCTCTTCCATTGAAGGCTACGTTCGTATTGAAGAATCTGATATGTACTTGTACCCAGATTTGGACACATGGGTTATTTTCCCATGGGTAACAGAGAATCGTGTTGCGCGTCTTATTTGTGATGTGTATATGCCAGATGGAACGCCGTTTGCAGGGGACCCGCGTGGCATCCTGAAGCGCGTACTGACAGAAGCAGAGCAAATGGGCTACACTTCAATGAATGTAGGACCAGAACCTGAGTTCTTCCTGTTCCGTACGGATGCCAACGGTAACCCAACGGAAGAGCTGAATGACCAAGGTGGTTATTTTGACCTGGCTCCTACCGATCTTGGAGAGAACTGCCGTCGTGAAATCGTGCTGACGCTTGAGGAAATGGGCTTCGAGATTGAAGCTTCTCACCATGAGGTTGCTCCTGGGCAGCATGAAATCGACTTTAAGTATGCAGATGCAATTAAGGCTGCTGACCAGATTCAAACGTTTAAGCTGGTTGTTAAGACGATTGCTCGTCAGCATGGACTGCATGCGACATTTATGCCTAAGCCGCTCTTCGGCATGAATGGCTCCGGTATGCACTGTCACCAATCTCTATTCAAAGACAATGTGAATACATTCTATGATGAATCCGATACTTTGGGGCTCAGCAAGACTGCTCGCCACTACATGGCTGGTATTCTCAAGCATGCACGTGCTATGGCAGCCATTACGAATCCGACAGTGAACTCTTACAAACGTTTGGTTCCTGGTTATGAAGCTCCTTGCTACGTTGCATGGTCTGCAAGTAACCGCAGTCCGATGATCCGTATTCCGGCTTCCCGCGGGCTGAGTACTCGTGTAGAAGTACGTAATCCAGACCCTGCTGCGAACCCTTATCTGGCACTTGCTGTTATGCTCAAAGCCGGACTGGACGGAATTAACCGTGAGCTGAGTCTTCCTGCTCCAATCGACCGCAACATCTACATCATGTCGGAAGAAGAGCGTATTGAAGAAGGTATTCCTTCACTCCCAGCCGACCTGAAGGAAGCATTGCATGAGCTGATCCGCAGCGAAGTTATCACTGAGGCGCTTGGTGATCATGCGCTGGCTCACTTTTATGAACTGAAAGAAATCGAGTGGGACATGTATCGCACACAAGTACATCAATGGGAACGCGATCAATATTTGACGCTTTACTAA
- a CDS encoding acireductone dioxygenase, with protein MPEILIKNTNERISGVENVRNYLKDYHVLYEQWDSSKLPAELKRNQLLSDEEQQQVLDLYKEEISDMAGRRGYQQWEVISLSNATSNLEGKLAELEEMHAHGDEGAHAILSGNGILSMKADEDTGYFDIELTAGDVIAIPENTPHSFALMKNKEVIAVRLTIKENGWTLSPYPDPAYIKNGQPQ; from the coding sequence ATGCCAGAAATTTTAATCAAAAATACGAATGAAAGAATTAGTGGAGTGGAGAACGTTCGTAATTATCTAAAAGACTATCATGTGCTTTATGAGCAATGGGATTCATCTAAGCTGCCGGCAGAGCTTAAGCGTAACCAGCTGTTATCTGACGAAGAGCAGCAGCAAGTCTTAGACCTCTATAAAGAAGAAATTTCTGATATGGCAGGACGTCGCGGCTATCAACAATGGGAAGTCATATCACTGTCAAATGCCACTTCCAACCTTGAAGGAAAGCTAGCTGAGCTCGAAGAAATGCATGCACATGGAGATGAAGGTGCGCATGCTATTCTGTCAGGCAACGGTATTCTAAGTATGAAGGCGGATGAAGACACTGGTTATTTTGATATAGAGCTAACCGCAGGGGATGTCATTGCTATTCCTGAGAACACTCCGCACTCCTTTGCTCTAATGAAGAATAAGGAAGTCATTGCCGTTCGATTAACGATTAAAGAGAACGGGTGGACCCTATCTCCTTACCCAGATCCAGCTTATATTAAAAATGGACAACCTCAATGA
- the lexA gene encoding transcriptional repressor LexA, producing MSKVSSRQLAILEFIRNEVRLKGYPPSVREIGEAVGLASSSTVHGHLDRLEKKGLIRRDPTKPRAIELLGQDDGDDNVLQFTQTVARVPVVGKVTAGIPITATENIEDYFPLPMQYVGEEKVFMLSVVGDSMIEAGISNGDYVIVRQQQTANNGDIVVAMTEDDEATVKTFYKEKDHIRLQPENPTYEPLRLTKVTILGKVIGLFRDFLH from the coding sequence ATGTCGAAGGTATCCAGCAGGCAATTAGCAATTCTGGAGTTTATACGCAATGAAGTCCGATTGAAGGGATATCCGCCGTCCGTAAGAGAGATTGGTGAAGCTGTTGGCCTGGCCTCCAGTTCAACCGTTCACGGACACCTGGATCGTCTGGAGAAGAAGGGGTTAATTCGCAGAGACCCTACTAAGCCACGGGCTATTGAATTGCTCGGTCAAGATGATGGTGATGATAATGTTCTTCAATTTACGCAGACCGTTGCTCGCGTCCCTGTAGTGGGTAAAGTTACTGCGGGTATTCCGATCACAGCTACAGAGAATATTGAAGATTACTTCCCGCTGCCGATGCAGTATGTTGGTGAGGAGAAAGTATTCATGCTTTCTGTTGTCGGGGACAGTATGATTGAGGCGGGAATTTCGAATGGCGACTATGTTATCGTCCGCCAGCAACAAACAGCGAATAACGGAGACATCGTCGTCGCGATGACGGAAGATGATGAAGCAACCGTTAAGACTTTTTATAAAGAGAAGGACCATATTCGCTTGCAGCCAGAGAATCCTACATACGAACCTCTCCGGCTTACAAAAGTAACCATTTTGGGTAAGGTTATCGGCTTGTTCCGTGACTTCCTTCATTAA
- a CDS encoding helix-turn-helix domain-containing protein: MSSDEFGLYLRTLREKNGLTINQLSTASGISNAQISRIENGLRNSPKPSTIKSLAKVLNVDYQEMLYKAGYIEDISNHYETPEWATAKDIRDFKKMLEDDAPIMFDGVPIEGQAKQRVLDVLTGLFWEAKEMNKETYGRTKKLDTNNEEVTKRR; encoded by the coding sequence ATGAGTTCAGATGAATTCGGTTTATATTTAAGAACGTTGCGTGAAAAGAATGGCCTGACTATAAATCAACTGTCTACTGCGTCTGGAATTAGTAACGCACAAATTTCAAGGATTGAGAACGGGCTTCGTAATTCTCCTAAGCCTAGTACAATTAAAAGTCTCGCTAAAGTTCTCAATGTAGATTATCAAGAAATGTTGTATAAAGCAGGTTACATAGAAGATATAAGTAACCATTATGAAACTCCTGAATGGGCTACTGCTAAAGACATTAGGGATTTTAAAAAAATGCTTGAAGATGATGCACCTATCATGTTTGATGGGGTTCCGATCGAGGGACAAGCAAAACAGCGTGTGCTCGATGTGTTGACAGGCTTGTTCTGGGAGGCTAAGGAAATGAACAAAGAAACCTACGGAAGAACAAAAAAGCTGGATACCAATAATGAAGAAGTCACCAAAAGAAGGTGA
- a CDS encoding phage tail protein yields the protein MQKVGSGITLLGQTLAGALAGAVAAAADESTFASFNTAMTELKTAIDLAVVSIGEALIPVIQSLLPVFESLVGFVQGVVNLFVSMPESLQSFIAISGAVVAAIALIGGPIIQIIGLLPQLAAGFSIIGPAISTALSVASGPIGIVVAAVAALAAGALLVYQNWEHISGFFIGLWESVSGATTAAWEVIQSSLSTVWQSISDLSHSIFQPISDFLVQIWDGISSFLSTTWSGLSTLAQTSFDQIVNTITPIMEGLQTFFTGIWEVVKNIFAGALLFIIDLVTGDFESLSQDAQAIWNNLKDAFLMIWEGINQVFTEALGLVSEVLTGAWEGMKEVTITILTAVTEWIKTTWNNLLTWFRELPSQLYSIGSEMFKQMKDAVQTTVVTVKDAIVNGISEAIDWLKQLPSQMLSIGADIINGIVEGIKSKIHAVTDAIRDVANSVTGGIRDVLSINSPSRVMMKLGEYTGEGFVYGISSTLDSVHRAAVEMSRAVVPELNVNTRANHTAGSGRGGITQNITVVSPQPLSPSDTARKNLQAARQLALEWGM from the coding sequence ATGCAAAAGGTTGGTTCAGGTATTACTCTACTGGGACAAACATTAGCCGGGGCGTTGGCAGGTGCGGTTGCAGCTGCTGCGGATGAGTCCACGTTCGCATCTTTTAATACGGCTATGACGGAGCTTAAAACGGCTATTGACCTGGCTGTAGTTTCAATTGGTGAAGCACTTATTCCAGTTATCCAGTCTTTATTACCGGTTTTTGAAAGTCTGGTTGGTTTCGTTCAAGGTGTGGTGAATTTATTCGTTAGCATGCCTGAAAGCTTGCAGTCCTTTATTGCCATTTCAGGAGCGGTTGTAGCAGCCATTGCACTGATTGGGGGTCCCATTATACAAATAATTGGACTTCTGCCGCAATTGGCTGCAGGCTTTTCCATCATCGGACCGGCGATTTCCACTGCTCTTTCCGTTGCCTCAGGACCTATTGGTATTGTTGTTGCTGCTGTTGCCGCATTAGCTGCAGGCGCATTGCTGGTGTATCAGAATTGGGAACATATTTCCGGATTTTTTATAGGATTATGGGAGAGTGTTAGTGGAGCGACTACAGCCGCTTGGGAAGTGATTCAATCCTCATTGTCCACGGTTTGGCAATCAATCAGCGATTTAAGCCACAGTATATTCCAGCCGATATCGGACTTTTTGGTGCAAATTTGGGATGGGATAAGCAGCTTTCTAAGTACGACCTGGTCTGGTTTATCAACCTTGGCACAGACTTCCTTCGATCAGATCGTTAACACGATAACTCCAATTATGGAAGGGCTCCAAACGTTTTTCACCGGAATATGGGAGGTTGTAAAAAATATATTTGCAGGAGCTCTCCTATTCATCATTGATTTGGTTACTGGTGATTTTGAGAGTTTATCGCAGGATGCCCAAGCGATCTGGAATAACCTGAAAGATGCTTTTCTAATGATATGGGAGGGTATAAATCAAGTGTTTACTGAGGCACTTGGTTTGGTTTCAGAGGTGCTGACAGGCGCCTGGGAAGGTATGAAAGAAGTAACAATAACCATCCTTACTGCTGTGACTGAATGGATTAAGACAACCTGGAACAATCTATTGACCTGGTTTCGTGAATTGCCGTCGCAATTGTATAGTATTGGTTCCGAGATGTTTAAACAAATGAAAGATGCTGTGCAAACAACAGTGGTTACGGTCAAAGATGCCATCGTGAACGGGATCAGTGAAGCCATCGATTGGCTTAAGCAGCTACCATCTCAAATGCTCAGTATCGGTGCGGATATCATTAATGGCATTGTTGAAGGGATTAAAAGCAAAATTCATGCTGTCACAGATGCAATTAGGGACGTAGCAAACAGTGTAACAGGCGGCATAAGAGATGTGCTTAGCATTAATTCCCCAAGCCGAGTAATGATGAAATTAGGAGAGTACACGGGAGAAGGCTTTGTTTATGGGATATCCAGTACATTGGATTCCGTGCATAGAGCAGCAGTTGAAATGTCACGTGCAGTCGTTCCGGAATTGAATGTAAATACTCGTGCAAATCATACGGCTGGCAGTGGACGTGGCGGTATTACTCAAAACATCACGGTTGTCAGCCCACAGCCGCTGTCTCCATCGGATACAGCACGAAAAAATCTTCAGGCTGCTCGTCAATTAGCCCTTGAATGGGGGATGTAA
- a CDS encoding phage distal tail protein, whose amino-acid sequence MRSKQLKFTNHKGEHIIFNDDSSSFYMGNITGLGDVSADIQTQQAPYQDGTTFIDGILDVRTISFEVWIKGTDDTDISKKRARLAQVLNPKNGVGLIEYQYGDIIRVIDAVAEHIPTFGAGFENRGVYYQRALVDIICPNPYWRSSNITEEPTFESLFQFPFEGEFQMGYQRDQRMIVNDGDAPAPIQIEFYGPALNPKIMNNTTGEYLRVRQYLGEGERMMIDTSDHNKSVYFVDSSGAERNVFNWIDLDSTFFKLTIGENEIEYTADDDIQGAVVNISYSKLYTAV is encoded by the coding sequence ATGAGATCAAAGCAATTGAAGTTCACGAATCACAAGGGGGAGCACATCATTTTCAATGATGATAGCTCCTCTTTTTATATGGGGAACATCACTGGATTAGGGGATGTAAGTGCAGATATTCAAACACAACAGGCACCGTATCAAGATGGAACTACATTTATTGACGGCATACTTGATGTAAGAACAATCAGCTTCGAGGTTTGGATTAAAGGCACTGACGATACAGACATTTCTAAAAAGCGTGCGAGGCTTGCACAAGTTCTGAATCCTAAAAACGGCGTAGGGCTGATTGAATACCAATATGGAGATATAATCAGGGTCATTGATGCTGTTGCCGAACATATACCGACGTTTGGAGCAGGCTTCGAAAACAGAGGTGTCTATTATCAAAGAGCACTTGTTGACATTATTTGTCCTAATCCATATTGGAGATCGAGCAATATTACAGAGGAGCCGACATTTGAATCTTTGTTTCAATTTCCTTTTGAAGGCGAGTTTCAAATGGGATATCAAAGAGATCAGAGAATGATCGTAAATGATGGGGATGCACCAGCACCTATACAGATTGAATTCTATGGGCCGGCACTCAACCCAAAAATTATGAACAATACAACCGGAGAATATCTTCGGGTGCGCCAGTATCTTGGAGAAGGTGAACGCATGATGATTGATACCAGTGACCACAACAAATCTGTTTATTTCGTTGATTCGTCGGGAGCTGAACGAAATGTGTTCAACTGGATCGATCTGGACAGCACTTTTTTTAAATTAACAATCGGAGAAAACGAAATTGAATACACAGCAGACGATGATATACAAGGTGCTGTCGTCAATATTAGCTACAGCAAATTGTATACCGCTGTTTAA
- a CDS encoding HAD family hydrolase: MSIKAVLFDLDDTLLWDERSVEEAFYETCLVASKQTGVDPHELETSVRNEARKLYESYETFAFTKMIGINPFEGLWAHFNGSDRAEFKQLEEIAPTYRREAWTKGLLALGIDEPELGAELAEHFGKERRSRPYMYDETLETLAELQGKVKLLLLTNGCPSLQQEKLDGVPDLVPFFDHIVISGTFGKGKPDPSIFKHALELLDVSPDEALMVGDKLTTDIKGALASGIRAVWINRNNKLNEEAYTPDVEIKHLSEIKQML, translated from the coding sequence ATGTCAATCAAAGCAGTGCTATTCGATTTGGATGATACACTCTTATGGGATGAGCGGAGTGTAGAGGAAGCTTTTTACGAAACATGTCTAGTTGCATCTAAGCAAACAGGCGTTGATCCTCATGAACTGGAGACTTCTGTCCGCAATGAAGCAAGGAAGCTGTATGAATCGTATGAAACGTTTGCTTTTACAAAAATGATTGGCATTAACCCTTTTGAAGGATTGTGGGCTCATTTTAATGGGAGTGACAGAGCTGAATTTAAGCAGCTTGAAGAGATTGCTCCTACGTACCGTAGAGAAGCGTGGACTAAGGGTCTTCTTGCTCTGGGTATTGATGAGCCGGAACTCGGTGCGGAGCTTGCAGAGCATTTCGGTAAAGAACGCCGAAGCCGTCCTTACATGTATGATGAGACATTAGAGACGCTGGCTGAGCTGCAAGGTAAAGTGAAGCTTCTCTTATTAACCAATGGCTGTCCTTCTCTTCAACAAGAGAAGCTGGATGGGGTGCCTGATCTAGTTCCGTTCTTTGACCATATTGTGATCTCAGGTACGTTTGGCAAAGGAAAACCTGATCCTTCCATTTTCAAGCATGCTCTGGAATTGCTGGATGTATCTCCAGACGAAGCGCTGATGGTTGGCGATAAGCTTACTACAGATATTAAGGGAGCTCTTGCATCTGGAATTAGAGCGGTTTGGATCAATCGTAATAACAAGCTGAACGAAGAAGCCTACACTCCAGACGTTGAAATTAAGCATTTATCTGAAATCAAACAAATGTTATAA
- a CDS encoding LysM peptidoglycan-binding domain-containing protein — translation MLKYSTYNSIHSRTDEMTNNNLGETIHIIMKKNKQRIIRLILIASVLLLSLTGFMTVFADAGQETAYEKVVVEPGDTLWAIGSEHKPEGMDIRDYVNQIQHINGLSSSDIQVGQLLNLPYFD, via the coding sequence ATGCTTAAATACAGCACTTATAACAGCATACATTCTAGAACAGATGAAATGACGAACAATAACTTGGGTGAGACGATACATATTATAATGAAGAAGAACAAGCAGAGAATAATTCGTTTGATATTAATAGCGTCAGTCCTGCTTCTGAGCTTAACTGGATTCATGACGGTATTTGCAGACGCGGGACAAGAGACGGCATACGAGAAGGTTGTTGTGGAACCAGGTGATACCTTATGGGCAATCGGTTCAGAGCATAAACCAGAAGGTATGGATATAAGAGATTATGTTAACCAAATTCAACATATTAATGGATTGTCCAGCAGTGATATACAAGTAGGGCAGCTCTTAAATCTTCCTTATTTTGATTGA
- a CDS encoding N-acetylmuramoyl-L-alanine amidase family protein, protein MEAGIQVFLTREMDQFIELKERTKIANELAADAIISIHCNAGGGAGGFESFRYTSASLKSKELQETLHESIITELRKYNVIDRKPKTGNLHMLRESNMSAVLTENLFIDADAILLQNDQVIEAIIDGHVAGVVQFFGLEQKDVMIAADEEDLNMVSPWARTAWEQAALKGYMDGTRPRDSVTREELAAILIRIENNK, encoded by the coding sequence ATGGAGGCAGGGATTCAGGTATTCCTAACACGCGAAATGGATCAATTTATAGAACTGAAAGAGCGAACGAAAATAGCCAATGAATTAGCTGCAGATGCAATTATTTCAATCCATTGTAATGCGGGCGGTGGTGCTGGGGGTTTTGAAAGCTTTCGTTATACTTCAGCTAGTCTGAAATCAAAAGAGCTTCAGGAAACTCTGCACGAAAGTATTATAACTGAACTGAGAAAATACAACGTGATTGATCGCAAACCAAAGACAGGCAATTTGCATATGCTACGAGAATCCAATATGTCGGCTGTATTGACTGAGAATCTGTTCATCGACGCTGACGCCATTCTACTACAAAATGATCAGGTGATTGAGGCTATTATTGACGGGCACGTGGCTGGAGTAGTTCAATTCTTCGGTTTGGAACAGAAAGACGTGATGATAGCAGCAGATGAGGAAGATCTTAACATGGTAAGTCCATGGGCTAGAACAGCTTGGGAGCAAGCTGCTTTAAAAGGATACATGGATGGAACACGTCCGAGAGATTCTGTAACTCGGGAAGAACTCGCAGCGATCTTGATTCGTATAGAGAACAATAAGTAA
- a CDS encoding DUF896 domain-containing protein: MDIESLVARINELARKQKESGLNDEELAERTELREIYLNNIRSNFRQQLESIEIVDDVSGDTYSKGK, encoded by the coding sequence TTGGATATTGAAAGTCTAGTTGCGCGGATTAATGAGCTTGCCCGCAAGCAGAAGGAATCCGGGCTTAACGATGAAGAATTGGCTGAACGGACTGAGCTTAGAGAGATCTATTTGAACAACATCCGCAGCAACTTCCGTCAGCAGCTGGAATCCATTGAGATTGTGGATGATGTAAGCGGCGACACGTATTCAAAAGGAAAATGA
- a CDS encoding siphovirus ReqiPepy6 Gp37-like family protein, with translation MTLPLRIMTKDFKLIAEITQYASLQLTRSWHGVGSVVLKINRYLKHANELQRGRIIFPHNKLNKAYIIRHREIELDENGKATENWIIQALALKSWMGQRITYPPLSAGYDSTQGNAESVMLHYINNNIINPSDPQRKMNRISVATNQERGPSVNWQSRYKNLAEEISEISRISGLGWNIDVDTIQEEYLFRVQEGRNLAVNQSHLPPAIFSPEFSTLGKMTYTESELNFRNVAVVGGQGENVDRRIVEVGSTSGYERYELFVDARDVSDEEDVHDTPTQGPDINVDEYLAAKGQQALTDYTQEFYLEGQALTHSKLVYEEDYDLGDIVTLQNKEWGVTLNAQITEVKEIYEPGNTSIELTFGNNRPTLISRIKQELANLREEITR, from the coding sequence ATGACATTACCATTACGCATCATGACCAAAGATTTCAAGCTAATTGCTGAGATCACCCAATATGCTTCCTTACAACTAACCCGCTCCTGGCATGGAGTGGGTTCTGTTGTTCTAAAGATCAATCGCTACTTGAAGCACGCTAATGAACTGCAGCGCGGTCGCATCATTTTCCCGCATAACAAGCTAAACAAAGCCTACATCATAAGACATCGGGAGATTGAACTGGACGAGAATGGAAAGGCAACAGAGAACTGGATCATTCAGGCACTGGCTTTAAAGTCCTGGATGGGCCAGCGTATCACATATCCGCCTTTGTCAGCCGGTTATGACAGCACGCAAGGGAATGCGGAGTCCGTAATGCTGCATTACATCAATAACAATATCATTAATCCATCAGATCCTCAGCGAAAGATGAATCGAATATCCGTGGCAACTAATCAGGAACGTGGGCCAAGTGTAAATTGGCAGTCAAGGTATAAAAACTTGGCCGAAGAAATATCCGAGATCAGCAGGATAAGCGGCTTGGGGTGGAATATTGATGTGGATACGATACAGGAAGAGTACTTATTCCGTGTTCAAGAAGGCCGTAATCTTGCGGTTAATCAGTCTCATCTGCCGCCAGCCATATTTAGTCCTGAGTTTAGTACCCTTGGCAAAATGACGTATACCGAATCGGAGCTGAACTTCCGTAATGTAGCCGTCGTAGGAGGTCAAGGGGAAAATGTGGACCGGCGCATCGTAGAAGTCGGCTCTACCAGCGGTTACGAAAGATATGAGCTGTTTGTAGACGCAAGGGACGTGTCTGATGAAGAGGATGTTCACGATACGCCCACACAGGGTCCAGATATAAATGTAGATGAATATCTTGCAGCAAAAGGCCAGCAGGCACTTACCGATTATACGCAGGAGTTTTACTTAGAAGGACAGGCTTTGACTCATTCCAAGCTGGTCTATGAAGAAGATTATGATCTAGGCGATATCGTAACGCTCCAAAATAAAGAATGGGGCGTTACGCTTAACGCCCAAATCACAGAGGTCAAAGAGATTTACGAACCTGGGAATACAAGCATAGAGCTGACATTCGGCAATAACCGCCCTACCTTAATAAGCAGGATTAAGCAAGAGCTGGCCAATTTAAGAGAAGAAATTACACGGTAG
- a CDS encoding FixH family protein, with the protein MKILKLFLQSNGFTPIRQHISMGFIILTLCILISGCSFKASSEPIALMEPIDVKLSVSSEEISLNETVHMEAVVTQEADVVGDADEVMFEVATSDGVSMEFEGEHQGEGVYVFDYQFKAAGEYKVTSHVTARGFHAMPSVHIVVKE; encoded by the coding sequence ATGAAGATATTGAAACTCTTCTTGCAATCGAACGGCTTCACTCCTATCCGGCAGCATATCTCGATGGGTTTCATTATACTAACTCTATGTATTCTAATCTCTGGCTGCTCATTTAAAGCTTCTTCGGAGCCGATTGCTCTCATGGAACCGATTGACGTCAAGCTGAGTGTTTCGAGTGAAGAGATAAGTTTGAATGAAACCGTACATATGGAAGCTGTGGTGACTCAGGAAGCAGATGTCGTAGGTGATGCAGATGAAGTCATGTTCGAGGTTGCTACATCGGATGGTGTCAGTATGGAGTTTGAAGGGGAGCACCAAGGGGAAGGAGTATATGTATTTGACTATCAGTTCAAAGCTGCGGGAGAATACAAGGTTACTTCTCATGTAACAGCAAGAGGCTTTCATGCTATGCCATCAGTGCACATTGTGGTAAAAGAATAG
- a CDS encoding major tail protein, with protein MSENKVTFGLEQVHVAFLDETTTGSQPVWKAPEPIPGAVRWTPEAVGEASTFYADNMAYFVSTANNGYTGELEMALVPDHILAEMLGWVIDSNGMLVEVSNALPKKFALLGQVQGDSKNRRFVYYNCQASRPAKERTTQGEAIEVNTEILTLTISPLEVNDMIVVKGDLELSDQNAAAYQSFFNSVYTPSFEAVGGV; from the coding sequence ATGTCAGAGAACAAAGTAACGTTTGGTTTAGAGCAGGTGCATGTGGCTTTTTTGGATGAAACAACTACAGGTAGTCAGCCTGTTTGGAAAGCACCGGAACCCATTCCGGGAGCGGTAAGATGGACACCGGAGGCCGTCGGTGAAGCCAGCACTTTTTATGCGGATAATATGGCCTATTTTGTATCCACAGCAAACAATGGCTACACAGGAGAGCTTGAGATGGCACTTGTCCCAGATCATATTCTTGCTGAAATGTTGGGCTGGGTAATTGACAGTAACGGTATGCTGGTAGAAGTATCAAATGCTCTTCCTAAGAAATTTGCTCTTCTGGGTCAAGTGCAAGGCGACAGTAAAAATCGTCGATTTGTATATTATAACTGCCAAGCTAGCCGCCCAGCGAAGGAGCGTACAACACAAGGCGAGGCGATTGAAGTGAATACAGAAATTCTGACACTAACCATATCACCGCTAGAAGTTAACGATATGATCGTTGTTAAAGGGGATCTTGAGCTTAGCGATCAGAATGCAGCCGCCTACCAAAGCTTCTTTAATTCTGTTTATACTCCTTCGTTCGAAGCAGTTGGAGGTGTATAA
- a CDS encoding phage holin family protein yields the protein MEWTTILELIHPQLFIVLALCWVVGYILKQTPRVPNWTIVYVVTIIAVAVTVWMLGWGPESLIQGILTGAFAVYGNQLLHQAHKGVDLK from the coding sequence ATGGAGTGGACCACAATTTTGGAGCTGATTCATCCTCAATTATTCATTGTGCTGGCTCTCTGCTGGGTAGTAGGATACATTCTAAAACAAACACCTAGAGTGCCAAATTGGACCATAGTTTATGTGGTCACTATTATTGCAGTCGCTGTGACTGTATGGATGCTTGGGTGGGGGCCTGAATCGTTGATTCAAGGAATTTTGACAGGTGCTTTTGCAGTATACGGTAATCAGCTGCTGCATCAGGCTCATAAAGGAGTGGATTTAAAATAG